Proteins encoded in a region of the Streptococcus sanguinis genome:
- a CDS encoding SDR family NAD(P)-dependent oxidoreductase, with protein sequence MQMEKTISKAVILGASGGIGRQLARELAQRTDQLVLVGRDEAKLTQLQEDLSGVRAKLSCRVLDLLDAAAVDDFAQQLEADLVINCCGLANFGPALSLSEADENAIWQVNYQAAVRLMKQVADRNRKIRLVQLSSLAALCPHPYLAAYSSSKAALQTYCLALQEELRLKGSEVKVCLYILGPVQTAIFPPELQDALGGSQLQMSPEIAARHIIRLLHQGRSYAIVGKRYRLLAWLMKLLPQRWIIRLIGAYLRKGL encoded by the coding sequence ATGCAAATGGAAAAAACAATCAGCAAAGCTGTGATTTTGGGTGCTTCGGGAGGTATAGGTCGTCAGCTGGCTAGAGAACTGGCTCAAAGGACAGACCAGCTGGTCTTGGTCGGCAGAGATGAAGCTAAGCTCACTCAGTTGCAAGAGGACCTGTCTGGAGTTAGAGCTAAGCTTTCCTGCAGAGTTTTGGATTTGCTGGATGCAGCTGCTGTGGACGATTTTGCTCAGCAGCTAGAGGCGGATCTAGTGATTAATTGCTGCGGTCTGGCTAATTTTGGTCCAGCGCTATCTCTTTCAGAAGCAGATGAAAATGCTATCTGGCAGGTTAATTACCAAGCGGCGGTTCGACTGATGAAGCAGGTTGCGGATCGCAATCGCAAGATAAGGCTAGTCCAACTTTCCTCTCTGGCAGCCCTTTGTCCCCATCCTTATCTGGCGGCTTACAGCTCTAGCAAGGCCGCTTTGCAGACTTACTGTCTAGCCTTGCAAGAAGAGCTGCGCCTCAAAGGCTCTGAAGTGAAAGTCTGCCTTTACATACTAGGACCGGTTCAGACTGCTATCTTTCCTCCAGAGCTACAGGATGCTTTAGGTGGAAGTCAGTTGCAGATGAGCCCGGAGATAGCAGCACGACACATTATCAGACTGCTTCATCAAGGCCGTTCCTATGCTATAGTTGGCAAGAGATATCGACTACTGGCTTGGCTCATGAAGCTACTTCCGCAAAGATGGATTATCCGTTTGATTGGTGCTTATCTACGAAAGGGGCTTTAA
- a CDS encoding glycosyltransferase gives MKLIFFLLTAAYLLLFILRWLLSLTYLKKGQSSTSVFQEELYTVVQPILSGDPRLENDLLANIQQTEAVEFYWLIDQSDPEAQRVADKICRNPSYAQRIRVFLMEDVPQGINPKSYKIEQIIDELTRPYLIVLDDDSVIDFSKMGELTDYLGENVILTGIPYNQERSNFWSKLVAAFVNGNSFITYFTMAEVKANHSINGMFYILPLELSREQKLFSAIKDYLCDDLAVADFLRSKGVEIIQTRVTCNVRTTIKDAKQYLLQMKRWLLFSSIYLKEHLDWKVIILIALPSFLPLPALLISFFLGWPFVLLALLLLLVKAVWMLAYRRHILSGRPYLDEVFYEVLNDLILPWLFLYVLLSPPLINWRGRKIRVTDGKIRYE, from the coding sequence ATGAAACTTATTTTTTTCCTGCTGACTGCTGCTTACCTGCTTCTCTTTATCTTGCGTTGGCTCTTGTCTTTGACTTATTTGAAAAAAGGGCAGAGCAGCACATCAGTCTTTCAAGAGGAGCTTTATACGGTGGTTCAGCCCATCCTATCTGGTGACCCTCGTTTGGAAAATGATTTATTAGCCAATATCCAGCAGACAGAAGCGGTTGAGTTTTATTGGCTGATTGATCAGTCTGATCCAGAAGCTCAGCGAGTGGCTGATAAGATTTGTCGAAATCCCTCTTATGCCCAGCGCATTCGCGTTTTTCTCATGGAGGATGTCCCTCAGGGGATTAATCCTAAGAGTTATAAGATTGAGCAGATTATAGATGAGCTGACCCGGCCTTATCTGATTGTTCTCGACGACGACAGCGTTATTGATTTTTCAAAAATGGGGGAGTTGACAGATTATCTAGGTGAGAATGTTATTTTGACCGGCATTCCCTATAATCAGGAGCGAAGCAATTTCTGGTCCAAGCTAGTGGCAGCTTTTGTCAATGGAAATTCTTTCATTACCTATTTTACCATGGCAGAAGTCAAAGCTAATCACTCGATTAATGGCATGTTCTACATTCTGCCACTTGAATTGTCTAGAGAGCAGAAGCTTTTCAGTGCTATTAAAGACTATCTATGTGATGATTTGGCTGTAGCGGATTTTCTGCGCAGCAAGGGAGTGGAGATTATCCAGACGCGGGTGACCTGTAATGTTCGGACTACTATCAAGGATGCCAAGCAATATTTACTGCAGATGAAGCGTTGGCTGCTTTTTAGCTCTATCTATCTGAAGGAGCACTTGGACTGGAAGGTTATTATTTTAATTGCATTGCCTAGTTTCCTGCCCCTTCCTGCCTTGCTCATTAGTTTCTTTCTTGGCTGGCCTTTTGTGCTGCTGGCTTTGCTTTTGCTCTTGGTCAAGGCGGTTTGGATGCTGGCTTATCGTCGTCACATTCTATCCGGCCGGCCGTATCTGGATGAGGTGTTTTACGAGGTACTGAATGACCTTATCTTGCCTTGGCTTTTCCTCTATGTCTTGCTTAGTCCGCCTCTGATTAACTGGCGGGGAAGGAAGATTCGAGTGACGGATGGGAAAATCCGCTATGAGTAA